In Opitutaceae bacterium TAV5, one genomic interval encodes:
- a CDS encoding LacI family transcriptional regulator, with protein MNTFISDAHGPRPAAKSPTLRDVAKAAGVSLASASYALRGHPTVSEATRKHVAAVAAQAGYRPNPQLAAFMQARRTGRSMRTDATVALVYGGPSLPAEGESYFGLCLRGIRPVATDRGYAIDPLRWDEARDPDASRLRRILDQRGIRGLLLMPADRTSRWTLPLDWSRFFGVALDLSIRGVPVHRVADHHSADMLTALTRVKAAGWRRPGLVLDPLNNERTCEMRLGAYLARTHRDFPEAPPPLLVPAGEDRVGWLRAWLRRHRPDVVLSPDRGIPSLLPPAGRAGACAFVSLANYTDRTPWPGIFIDGEGVGRTAAFLLFSLLENPQTAAALRPQTILVEGRWHDAT; from the coding sequence ATGAACACGTTCATATCCGACGCGCACGGGCCTCGTCCGGCGGCGAAATCGCCGACGCTGCGCGACGTGGCGAAGGCGGCCGGCGTGAGCCTGGCTTCCGCATCGTATGCGTTGCGCGGGCATCCCACCGTGTCGGAAGCGACCCGCAAGCATGTGGCGGCGGTGGCGGCGCAGGCGGGTTACCGGCCCAACCCGCAACTGGCGGCCTTCATGCAGGCGCGGCGGACGGGCCGGAGCATGCGCACGGATGCCACCGTCGCGCTGGTTTACGGCGGGCCGTCGCTGCCCGCCGAAGGAGAAAGCTACTTTGGCTTGTGCCTGCGCGGTATCCGCCCGGTGGCGACAGACCGCGGTTATGCGATCGACCCGCTCCGCTGGGATGAGGCGCGAGATCCCGACGCATCCCGCCTCCGGCGCATCCTCGACCAGCGCGGCATCCGCGGACTGCTGCTCATGCCTGCCGACAGGACGAGCCGCTGGACGTTGCCGCTCGACTGGTCGCGGTTTTTCGGCGTGGCGCTCGATCTTTCCATCCGCGGCGTGCCTGTTCATCGCGTGGCCGACCACCATTCGGCCGACATGCTGACCGCGCTGACCCGCGTGAAAGCCGCCGGCTGGCGGCGGCCGGGACTGGTTCTCGATCCGCTCAACAACGAGCGCACCTGCGAGATGCGGCTCGGGGCTTACCTCGCGCGCACGCATCGGGATTTTCCCGAAGCGCCGCCGCCGCTGCTGGTCCCGGCCGGCGAGGACCGCGTCGGCTGGCTCCGCGCGTGGCTGCGCCGGCACCGCCCGGACGTGGTGCTCTCGCCGGACCGGGGAATCCCGTCCCTGCTGCCGCCCGCCGGCCGCGCCGGAGCCTGCGCGTTTGTCAGCCTCGCCAACTACACGGACCGGACGCCCTGGCCCGGCATCTTCATCGACGGCGAAGGCGTGGGGCGGACGGCGGCGTTTTTGTTGTTTTCCCTGCTGGAAAACCCGCAGACCGCCGCCGCATTGCGGCCGCAAACGATCCTCGTGGAAGGGCGCTGGCACGACGCGACGTGA